In the Balaenoptera ricei isolate mBalRic1 chromosome 1, mBalRic1.hap2, whole genome shotgun sequence genome, ATATTGGTATTGTACATAAAGTTTACCAAAGATATCTGCAAGTACAAGGTGAGTGGTGGGTCATCCTGACGCCTTACAGGATTAAGAAAGGAATGTTATCCTCTAAGGAGTTACATGGTTGgcgtcagaagaagaaaaatttatcTTTATGGTTGAGCTGGTATTTCTGACATTGGAGAGATCTGGTTAATGCATAATGCAGACGCACACTGCACActagagggaagaaaagaggcCCAAACagggagaactttttttttttttttttttactaaaccagcagggaattcccaagcagagaacattttcatgtttaaatttttcttgtttgcCTTAAAATAAGAACTTCATTTCATCAAAGCTCAAGGCTGAACATTCTGGTGCCCATTTATTGTGAATCACTGGAACACATTAGGGCTTAAAGGACAGAGGGCTGTGCCTCTTGTTGAGAATTCAACAAGAGATGTAAACTCTCTGGAAagccatgaaaaacaaaataaaagtaggGAAACTTTTTGAGggtagataaaattaaaatatggaaacatgcaggttaaaaacaattttttttactgttggaaaatctatataacataaaatttaccattttaaccattttaaccatttttaagtgtacggttcagtggcattaagtaaacTCACATTATGTAACTATCACCACTACTAGTCTCTAGAACTTTTAAATCATCCCatactgaaactctgtatccattaagcaACAAGTCCCCATTCCCCCTTTTCCCCAGCCGCTGGCAACACTGTTCTGATCAGGAGATAAAACTACATTTTATGtccatgaatttgactgctctacgCACCTCATACAAGCagaatcattaaatatttgtccttctgtgtctggcttatttcacttagcataacgtcgtCACGTTTAACGCATAGCATGtaccagaatttcattccttcttaaggctgaacAGTATTCAGATGCAGTTTTGCACATATTTTAGCGCcattaaaaaatacacttaaatttAGAAATATACTATATTATGACTATCATCTGGCTTTCCCACAAAATTAACATGGGAAAGCTATGGACAACTGGGGacataagcatttatttttcacCTTTGGAGAAAACAAAACGTACGCATCCCCAAAATGGTTCCTTCTAGCTCTTAAAGTCTGGAGACTTTCAAAACCCGCCACTTCATGGCCTACAAAGAACTACAACTCCCGGTAGCTCCAGGGCCCGGCCCTTCGCCCCGCCCTGCTGGCTCCAGAGACTGCGTTTCCCAGAAATCCCAGGCCGGGGTCAGAGCTGGCACTCCCCGGGCGCCCCCTGGCGGCGCACTTCGGCGGGGTTTCAGTTCCCGGCGGCCCTCGCGGCAGGTTCCGGCCGTAAGGGCAGTTCGTGATGGCGGGAGCTGGTTCCGCCGCTGTGTCCGGGGCAGGAACCCCCGTGGCGGGGCCCGCAGGCCGTGACCTCTTCGCCGAGGGGCTCCTCGAGTTCCTGCGACCGGCTGTGCAGCAGCTTGACTCTCACGTCCACGCCGTCAGGTGCCCTAGAGGGAAGGTTGGGGCGGGGACTCTTCTCGATTTGGTTTTTGTAGGGGCGGGGCCAAGAAAGGGCGGAGACAAGACGAGTTCGGCTTTCGGATGGGACTAAGAATTTGGGGAAACTGATTGGAGGCGGGGCAGACCAGCGGAGGGCCTGCCGGTGGGGGCAGAGGCTGGCTTTTCTGAGCACTTAGGAAACACATAGGGGAGTAGGTTTTTGAGTTCCATTAACTGTCTGACCGTGTAGGCCTTGTACCTCTTTGCAGAGAGAGCCAAGTAGAGCTCCGGGAACAAATTGACAACCTAGCTACCGGTGAGTAAGCATCCCCGTATACCCGGGATCCTACAAGTCACTACAGGACCTTATGTTTTGCCAACCTCTGGGGCTGGGCTTCTGTCATTTGCTTCCAGGGCTGCCGATGGACTCCTCTTTTCTTAAGTTTCTAGTGACTGTGCCCATGTGGAACAAGAGTGCTTCCCATAGCATTTACTAACTTACTTGTTCCAAGAATGAGAAGGCCATTAGGTGTTTAGTTGCATCTTCCTTCCATTTCCCAGAACTGTGCCGTATCAATGAGGATCAGAAAGTGGCCCTGGATCTCGACCCCTATGTGAAGAAGCTCCTTAATGCCCGGCGACGAGTCGTCTTGGTTAATAACATCCTACAGAATGCCCAGGTAAAGGAATTTCCTACCAACAGTAACTCTTTGTTCTTCTAAGTCCTTAAGGTATTCTCCGATTTTCAAGGGGTGTCATGAAGTCCCCAATACAACGAAAGTCACCGTAATTTTTAGTCTTTTTAGGGAAAGGGAGTTGTCAACTAATGCCAGCCAGAATAGGACTTACTGTTCCTATTCTTAACCCCCAGTTGCTCTCATTTATGTTCTTACATACCTTAGAAGACTTAACGTTGAGATGAAGCAAGCCTAAGACATTTTCCAGCCTAGTTGACAGCAAGCTCTAAATCCTTTCACAGGGCAGTT is a window encoding:
- the SNAPIN gene encoding SNARE-associated protein Snapin, producing the protein MAGAGSAAVSGAGTPVAGPAGRDLFAEGLLEFLRPAVQQLDSHVHAVRESQVELREQIDNLATELCRINEDQKVALDLDPYVKKLLNARRRVVLVNNILQNAQERLRRLNHSVAKETARRRAMLDSGVYPPGSPSK